The genome window TCCTGTGCCTCAATCTCGTCCCGGTGCTTTACAGCTTCTACGGAAAGCGGACACCGCCCGAAGGGGCCGGGGACTTCGCTCACTGAGTCCAGTGTATCACGGGAGGGCGAGGCTCCCGCCGAGCCGCGGCGATGGAGGCCGTGCCCGATCCCCCTTCGGTTCTGACCCGCAGGGAACCGTGGTCGCGAAGACAGGTCCTCCGAGAACGGCGACGGGAAGCCGAGGCAGCCTAGGGGACGCGTTTGTGAACCTTCGCGGCTCGGCGGGAGCCTCGCCCTCCCGCAGGACACCAGCCCTTCCGGTTTCCCCGCGATCCGCCATCACCAGCCCGGAGAGACACAACCGACTTTCAAACACACACAGCACAACGGACCCACCTTCCTCAGGGGGGCAATCTCGCCGTGACGTTCTTCGCCCACTGGACCGGGCGGGGAGCTCACGGCGACTTGCTGCGCGGACCGCAAAATCGACGCAAGAGATTCACCGAAAAGGCTTTCAGAAAAGAGATCGGCCGTCCCGATGAATGATCGACAGGCACGCCGGGGACCGCATTCTGACGCGGTACGGACTCGACACCGCGTGCCGGCGATCGTTCGTCAAGGGAGGCAAGCATGGGCAGGGACGCCCGACGCCACACGATGGTCTGCGGTCTGTTGATGGCCGCATCGCTCACCGGATGCAGCACGCCCGGGATGCGGACCGCGCTCAAGACGCCCCGCGTCGGCAGCAGCCGGCCCCCCGTCGCCCGGACCGCGGCAGACCGGGTCACGAAAGAGGTCGCCGTGCGCGATCGGGAGGTGGCGCACTTCCGGCTCCGCGACGCCGAGCCGTGGGGGGAAGACGACACCGCTTCGATCGCGATCATCCAGACCGCCGGGACCGACGAGGCCGAGATGATCACGCTCCCGGAACACCTGGGGCGGCGGGGAGCGCCGAACCTCTTTGGAGAGTCCGCCATCACTCTCCCGGAGCTGCAGCAGCTCGCACTCACGCACAACCCGACGCTGCGGCAGGCGGCCGGCCTCGTCCAGCAGGCCCAGGGGAACTGGCTGCAGGTGGGGCTCTATCCGAACCCGGTCTTCGGCTACGACGGGGGAGCCAACAACGCCCCCTTCGATGGCCAGAGCCTGTTCCTCTCGCAGAACATCGTGACCGGCGGCAAGCTCGACTGGAGCCGCGACGTCGCCACGCGGGACACCGAGCGGGCGCAGTGGGACGCAAAGGCGCAGACACTGCGGGTCGTCAACGACATCCGCATCCGCTTCATCGCCGTCCTCGGGGCCCAGCGGCGGTTGACCGTGACGAACGAACTGCTGCGGTTCGCCGACGACGGTGTGCGGCTCGTCGACACGCTGTTCCAGGAAGAGCAGATCACGAAGGCCGACGTCCTGCAGGCCCGCGTCCAGCAGAGCCAGACCCGGATCCTCGTGCGGAACGCGGAGTACCAGCTCACCGCCGCCTGGAAGCAGCTCGCCGTCGCGCTCGGCTGCCCCGACCTGCCGATGCAGGCCCTCGAAGGGGAGATCGAGGACGCGGTTCCCACGATCGATCGGGAAGGAGCCTGGAGCCAGATCTGTCACGCCAGCCCGGCCCTGCAGGCGGCCCGCGCCCGGGCCGCGGCATCGGCCTCGCAGGTTCGCCGCGAGCAGGTCGAGCGGATTCCCGACCTCCAGGTGACGGGGAGCGTCGGCCGGGACTTCGCCTCGCCGCAGTTCATGATGTATGGGCTCCAGATCGGGGTCGAGCTCCCGGTCTTCGACCGCAACCAGGGGAACGTGACCGCTGCCACAGGCGAACTCCGGGCGGCCCAGGCCGAAGTCCGCCGGCTGGAACTGGCCCTGCAGGACCGGCTGACAGTCGCGTTCCAGAAGTATGAAAGTGCCCGGACGGAAGTCGAAACGTACCGGGAGACGATCCTGCCAACGGCGAAGGACAACCTCGACCTGACGCAACGGGGGTACGAGGAAGGAGAGCTCGATTTCCTGCGGGTCCTGACCGCACGCCGCGACCTGAGCGAATCGACGATGAACTACGTCGCCTCGCTCATCGAGCTGCGGACCTCGGCAGTCGAGATCGACGGTATGCTCCTCACCGGCGGCCTCGACGCCGTCGATTCGAACCCGGTCTCATCGAACTCGGCCGGCCAGACGAGCGGCGCCGGGCGGTAGGTGCGGCCGGTGATCGGTCGGAAGGTTCGCCTTCGCGGCAACACTCGCGTCAGTCGCGCTCGATCACCCCCGAGTCGTCGCAGCGAATGTCCAGCAACTGTTTGTTCGAAGTCCGCTCAAGACGGAAGCAGGCCCGGAGTTGCTCCAGTTGCGTCAGGATCGGGGGCTCCGGCGGATCAGCACTTTCGATGGGGGACTCAAACGTGATGCGCAGCCGCTTGGCGAGATCGTCCCACTCGACGGACGGGTTCAGAAACCAGGGGCGGGTCGCCCACTCCTGACGAAGTAGGACGGCATAATGCTCACCTATGCGGCGGTCGAGATGCAGGATGGAGAACTCGGATTGTAGATAGTGCATTGTGCGTCAGGAGAGGATACGGACGGAACGATCTCACCTCGCGCGCTTGCGTTCGTTGAGCGCACGGGCAGCCCGCGCTGCAGGCTCCTGACAACCAATGTCGCCCCGACTGGAATCTCACACACAAAAGCCACAAAGAAGGGGAGATCCTTCACCGGCGGGAGTGATCTCCCCTTGGCGTCGCCCCAAGCCCGGTTGTTCAAGGCCATCGGCGTTCAGTACGGTCCGGATCGGCCTCGGCATCAAGAAGACCTCGCCGCACTCCAGGACATTCGTGGCGGGCTACACGAACGGCTACATCTACTACGCCCCGGCGGCAGAGCAGCTCAAGAACG of Planctomyces sp. SH-PL14 contains these proteins:
- a CDS encoding TolC family protein yields the protein MGRDARRHTMVCGLLMAASLTGCSTPGMRTALKTPRVGSSRPPVARTAADRVTKEVAVRDREVAHFRLRDAEPWGEDDTASIAIIQTAGTDEAEMITLPEHLGRRGAPNLFGESAITLPELQQLALTHNPTLRQAAGLVQQAQGNWLQVGLYPNPVFGYDGGANNAPFDGQSLFLSQNIVTGGKLDWSRDVATRDTERAQWDAKAQTLRVVNDIRIRFIAVLGAQRRLTVTNELLRFADDGVRLVDTLFQEEQITKADVLQARVQQSQTRILVRNAEYQLTAAWKQLAVALGCPDLPMQALEGEIEDAVPTIDREGAWSQICHASPALQAARARAAASASQVRREQVERIPDLQVTGSVGRDFASPQFMMYGLQIGVELPVFDRNQGNVTAATGELRAAQAEVRRLELALQDRLTVAFQKYESARTEVETYRETILPTAKDNLDLTQRGYEEGELDFLRVLTARRDLSESTMNYVASLIELRTSAVEIDGMLLTGGLDAVDSNPVSSNSAGQTSGAGR